The DNA region GGTCCGGTTGTTCGAAGCCGTCTGTCAGCTCCCGCAGCGAGGGCGCCAGCCGGAAGGCCCAGGCGCCGTCCAGGGCGAGGGACGCGGCGTCCGAGACGCCGCGGGCCCGCGGACGCAGCCGGCCCTCCCCGGGGCTGCGGCTCTCGACGTAGGCGGCGGGGCCGCCGGTGACCTCGGCGGTCATCCGAACACCTCCTGGAGAAAGCGGATCTGGGCGTCCGTCTGGTAGGCGCCGCCCTGCTCGTGGCCGTTGAACTTCCATACCCGGATGTCCTTGTGCTCCGCGCCCCACCGGTTGTAGGCGGCGAAGACCGTCGAGGGCGGGCACACGGCGTCCATCAGCCCCACGGAGAACAGCGCGGGCGCCGTCGCGCGCGCCGCCAGGTTGACTCCGTCGAAGTAGTCGAGGGTGGCGAACGCCTCTTCCTCGCGGTGCCGTTGGGTGCGCACGAAGGTCACCAGCTCCCGGTACGGGCCCGCGTCGGTGATCTCCGCCGCCCGCCGGAAGTGGCACAGGAACGGCACGTCGAGCAGCGCGGCCGCGACCGGACCGCCGAGCGCGGCGGCGGCCAGGGCGATGCCGCCGCCCTGGCTGCCGCCGTAGACCGCGATCCGGTCGGGGTCGATCCGCGGGTGGCTGCGCGCGGTGTCCACCGCGCGCACCGCGTCGGTGAACAGCCGCCGGTAGTAGTACGTCTGCGGGGACTCGATGCCGGCGGTGAGGTAGCCGGGCGTGTGCGGGGCGCCGCCGGGCGCCGGGTCGGGCGTCACCGCGTGCGTGTGACCGCCGCTGCCCTGGCCCCTGTTGTCCATGACCAGGTTGGCGTACCCGGCGGCGGACCAGGTCAGGTACTCGTGCGGGAAGCCGCGCCCGCCCTGGTAGCCGATGAACTCCACCACGCAGGGCAGCGGTCCCGTGGTGTGGCGCGGCAACAGCAGCCAGGCCCGCACCGGTTGGCCCGCGTAGCCGGTGAACGTGACGTCGAAGACGTCCACCGTGCGCAGGCCGCTCGGACAGGGGTCGAACCGCGCGGGGGACGCCTGGGCGCGGGCCTCGGCGAGGGTGCGCCGCCAGAAGTCGTCGAAGTCGGGGGGCTCGCTGGGCTCGGGCCGGTAGGAGCGCAGTTCGGGCAGTGGCATGTCGATGAGCATGGGATGCCTGTTCGTCGGGCCGCGCGGTGCGGAGCAGGGCGCGGCGGCGGTGTCGGGGCAGGAAGAGGGCGTGAGGGGGCGGGGCGCGGCCGGACGCGGTCGTCTGCCGGGCCCCGCGGGCGTCGGCGGGCGGCCGGTGCGGGCCCCGCCGGTGTGCGAAGGGTCAGGGCGGCGTGCGGCGCGCGCCGGTGTGTGCGGGGGTCAGGCGGCGTGCGGCGCGCAGCAGACGTGCGGCGCTCGCCGGTGTGCGGAGGGTCAGTCGGTCAGCGTGAGGTCCAGTCGGGACGAGGCCCGGGAGTCGGCGCCGACGTACACCTCGACGCGCCCGGGCTCCACCGTCGGCTCCGTGCCGTCCGCGGTGAAGAAGCCCAGGTCGTCCGCTCCGAGGGTGAAGCGGACCGGCGCCGATTCCCCGGGCGCCAGGCTGACCCGCTCGAAGCCGCGGAGCCTGCGCACCGGCTGCACCTGGGAGGCCACCGGGTCGTGCACGTAGAGCTGGACCACCTCGTCGCCCGCGCGGTCCCCGGTGTTCCGCACCTCGGCGGTGACCTCGACCCGCCGCCCTGCGGCGAGTTCGGCGACGGAGACCCGGGGCGTGGTGCACCGGGGCGCCGAGATCGCGAACCGCGTGTAGCTCAGGCCGTGTCCGAAGGGGAAGCGCGGGCCGTCCGCCAGGTCGAGGTAGCCGGAGGTGAAGGAGGAGGGGGGCTGGTCCGGACCGGCCGGCCGGTCCGCTCGTGGTCGTAGGACAGCGGGAGCTGGCCCACCGAGCGCGGCAGCGTCACGGGCAGCTTCCCGCCGGGCGGGACGTCGCCGAGCAGGACGTCCGCCAGGGCGGGGCCGGCTTCCAGGCCGCCGTGCCAGGCCAGCAGCACGCAGGGCGCCAGGTCGATCCAGGGCTCCACGACCAGCGGCCGTCCGGCGATCAGGACCACGGCGAACGGCCGTCCGGCGGCGGCGATCCGGGCGATCAGCTCCTCCTGCTCCCGCGGCAGCCGCAGGTCGGCGCGCGAGGACGCTTCGCCGCTGAACGAGGAGGGCTCGCCGACCACCACCAGGACGGCGTCCGCGGCGGCGGCCGCGGCACCCGCCTGCTCGCCGCCCGCGGCGTGCCGGACGTCCAGGGCGGGCGCCGCCGCCCGCAGCGCGTCCAGCACGCTGCGGGCCGGGAAGCGGTCCTGGCCGGGACCCGCCCATGTGCCGTGCAGGTCGGCCGAGTCGGCGTACGGCCCGACCACCGCCAGGGAGCCGGTGCGGCGCAGCGGCAGCACGGCGCCGTCGTTCTTCAGCAGCACCGCGCAGCGGCGGGCCGCCCGGCGGGCCGCCGCCCGGGTGGCGGGGGTGGGTCCGGCCGGTGCGGCGCGTTCGTCGGTGTAGGGGCGGTCGAACAGGCCGAGTCGGGACTTCAGCCGCAGGACGCGCAGTACCGCCTCGTCCAGTCGCTCGGGCGGGATCAGCGACGCGGTGAGCAACCGCGGCCCGTGGTCGGCGAGACGGGTGCTCGCCATCTCCATGTCGACGCCCGCCGTGAGGGCGAGCCGGGCCGCGTCCGCGCCGTCGGCGGCCAGGCCGTGCACGGTCAGCTCGTGCACCCCGGCCCAGTCGCTGACCACCACGCCGTCGAAGCCCCACTCGCCGCGCAGCACGCCGTCGAGCAGCTCCCGATGGGCGTGCGCGGGGACGCCGTTGACGGTGTTGAAGGCCGCCATCACGGTGGCCGCGCCGGCCCGCACGGCGGCGCGGAACGGCGGCAGGTACACATTGCGCAGCCGCTGCCAGGACACGTCGACCGTGTTGTAGTCGCGACCGCCCTCCACGGCGCCGTAGGCCGCGAAGTGCTTGGCGCAGGCGGCCAGCCGGCCGGGCGCCCCCGGCTCGCCCGCGCCCTGGTAACCGCGGACCTTGGCCGCCGCGAACACCGAGGTCAGGTAGACGTCCTCGCCGTTGCTCTCGGCGATACGGCCCCACCGCGGCTCCCGGGTGACGTCCATCATCGGGGCGAACGTCCAGTGGACGCCGTTGCCGCGGGCCTCGGCGGCCGAGACCTCGGCGTCGGCGACGGCCACCGCGGGGTCGAAGCTCGCCGCCTGCGCGAGCGGCACCGGGAAGGTGGTCCAGAAGCCGTGGACGACGTCGGAGCCGAAGATCAGCGGGATGCCCAGCGGCGATTCCTCCACCGCCAGGCGCTGGAGCTCGTTGCTCTCCCGTGCGCCGTGCAGGTTGAGGACCGAGCCGAGGCGGCCCTTCCTGACGGCGGCGTCGATCAGCTGGTTCTGGCCGCCGCCCGGTCCGGTGTCGCCGTTCCAGGACAGCTGCTGGAGCTGGCCGAACTTCTCCTCGACGCTCATCCGTGCGAGCAGGTCCGCGATGCGGGCCTCGTCGATGTGCCCGGCCTTGGTCCGGTCGTCCGTCATGGGTGCGTTCAGGTCGTGCGGCATGGCTGCGAAGCCCCCCGAGGCTGGGTGGTGCGGTGCGAGGCGACGATAATGCGCTTTATTCGACGGCGCAACAGTCGTACCGGCCGACCGGCGGGGTGTCCGGCGGGCGCTCAGGGAGCGAGGGTCGCACCCTCGCGCAGGCCGCAGTCGAGGGTGGAGCGCAGCGGCGCCGACTCAGGCGAGGTCAGCAGCCGCAGCAGCAGCCGCACCGCCTCCTGGCCCATCTCCCGGCGCGGGATGTGGAGTTCGGCGAGGTCGGAGACCTGGGGCTGCTCCGGGGTGCCGCTCAGTCCCACCAGGGCGAGGTCGGCGGGCACGCCGAGGCCCGCGGCGGCGGCCGCCGCGCGGATCGCCACCGCGTCCGTGCTGACCTCGACGACCAGGGCGGTGGTGCCGTGGGAGGCGGTCCAGGCCAGCAGGTCGGCGACCGTGGGCACCGTCGCGTCCGCCTCCGGCGGCGGGCCGGCCGGGACGCCCAGCGTGAGCACCGGCGTCTCCTGTGCGCTCAGCCCGAGTTCCGCCCGCGAGGCGCGGAAGCCCGCCCGCCGCCCGGGGATCCCCTCGAAGCCGTCCGCGCTCTGCACGAAGGCGATCCGGCGGTGCCCCAGCCCGACCAGCTCGCGGACGATCGCCACGGTGCCGCCGAAGTAGTCCGCCGCGACGTACGACAGGTCGACGCCGGGGACCTCGCGGTGGCCGACGAAGACGAACGGGTACGACTCGTCGGTGAGCCGGGACAGCTCCTCCGCCGACTCGTTGACCCCGATGAAGACCGAACCGTCGGCCAACTGGAGGCTGTTGACCCCGTCGGCGTAGATGGAGCGCTCCCTGCGGCGGTCCTTGGAGCCGGTGACCAGCAGCAGGTTGTAGCCCGCCCGCTCGGCCTCCTCCTCGATGCCGATGAGGAACTCGTAGTAGAAGTCGCGGCTCTCCAACGGGAAGATCGGCTGGTAGGTGAAGACCCCGATCAGCCGGTTGCTGCCGCGGGCGAGGTTGCGGGCCGCGATGTTCGGCACGTAGCCGAGTTCGCGGATGGAGCGGCGGACCCGGTCACGGGTGGCGTCGCTGACCCGGATCGAGCCGTAGTCGCGGCCGTTGATCACCGAGGAGACGATCCCGGTCGACACCCCGGCGTGCCGGGCGACGTCCATCTGGGTGATCTTCCGGCGGCCCGCGCCGGCCTCCGCTCCGGAACTCGCGCCGCCGCCGCGGCTGCCGCGTCCGCCGCGGCCGGCCTTGCGTCCCTTGCCGGCGTCCTCGGCGGGACTCCCGTTCGCCACACTGCCTCCCTCACCACCGCCCCCCGACAGCGTCCCGTCCGAGGCGTCACCGCCCCGGCCCGCTCGGCAGGGGATCCGCGGAGCCGGAAAATTCTTCGGTCCACTCGTTGACACCCTAGCGTGGCCAGCCTACGTTAACCGCATTGGTCGATGCGCTTTATCAGTCGGAAACACGCCACTGCCGCCGCCACTGCCTCTCCCGCCGTACCCGCGTGCGGGGACGGCGGCCGCCGGCAGCGCTCCCGTGGTCCCGCGTCGACCCCCCATCGCGTTTCGCGGACGGGCCCGGCCCTGCCCTCGGGCGGCCAGGGCGGAAGTCCCCCGGCGGAAAGGTTCCCCATGACGGTGCAGGAGACCGATGTCCTGGTGGTCGGAGGCGGGCTCGGCGGAGTGGCCGCCGCGCTCGCGGCCGCACGGCTGGGCCGCCGGGTCGTACTGACCGAGGAGTCGCCCTGGCTCGGCGGCCAGATGACCTCGCAGGCCGTGCCGCCGGACGAGCACCCGTGGATCGAGACCGCGGGCGCGACCCGCAGCTACCGGCGGCTGCGGCAGAACATCCGCGACTACTACCGCCGCAACTACGACCTCACCGACGACGCGCGGGCCACCGCCGTGCTCAACCCCGGCGGCGGCGGGGTCAGCCCGGTCTGCCACGAGCCGGCCGTGGGCGTCACCGCCATCGAGGAGCTGCTCGCCCCCTACCGCCCCGACGCCCGGCTCACCGTGCTCACCGAGCACGAGCCGGTCGGCGCCGAGACCGAGGGCGACCAGGTCGTCGCCGTCACCCTGCGGGCGCGGCGGACCGGCGAGGAGATCACCGTCACCGCCCCGTACGTCCTGGACGCCACCGAACTCGGGGACCTGCTGGAGCTGGCCGGCGTGGAGCACGTCATCGGCGCCGAAAGCCAGGCCGACACCGGTGAGCCGCACGCCCTGGAAGGCCCTGCCGACCCGCTGGACCAGCAGTCCTTCACCTGGTGCTTCGCCGTGGACTACCACCCCGACGGCGACTTCACCATCGACCGCCCGGCGGACTACGACTTCTGGCGCGCCTACCAGCCGGACTTCTGGCCCGCTCCCCTGCTGTCGTGGGACGACGTCAACCCGCAGACGCTGGCCCCCCGCCGCGAGGCGATCTTCGAGCACCCCGACTCCCCGCGGGGCCACGTCACCGCCGACCGCTGGAACTTCCGCCGGATCTTCTCGGCCGCCAACCACCGCCCCGGGCGGTACGCCAGCGACATCACGCTCGTCAACTGGCCGCAGATCGACTACATGGAGGGCCCGCTGCTCGGCGTGGACGACGCCACCCGCGCGCGGCACCTGGCGGGCGCGCGGCAGCAGAGCCTGTCCTTCCTGTACTGGATGCAGACCGAGGCGCCCCGGCTGGACGGCGGCACCGGCTACCGGGGGCTGCGGCTTCGCGGCGACGTGCTCGGCACCGGCGACGGTCTGGCCATGCGCCCCTACATCCGCGAGTCGCGCCGCATCCGGGCCGAGTTCACGGTGCTGGAGCAGCACGTCGGGGTGCAGGCGCGGGCGGAGGCGGGACTGCCGGCCGGCTCGGAGCCGTTCCCCGACACCGTGGGCACCGGCTCCTACCGGATCGACCTGCACCCCAGCTCGGGCAGCCGCGGCCCGCGCACGTACATCGACATCGCCGACCACCCGTTCCAGATACCGCTGGGCGCGCTGATTCCGCAGCGCGTGGAGAACCTGCTGCCGGCGAACAAGAACATAGGCACCACGCACATCACCAACGGCTGCTACCGGCTGCACCCGGTGGAGTGGACGATCGGCGAGGCCGCGGGCGCACTGGCCGCGCACTGCCTGAACTCCGGCGCCACCCCGCGCAAGGTGCGCAACGACCCCGCGCTGCTCACCGGCTTCCAGCGGCTGCTCCAGGACGAGCTGGGGTTCCAGCTCGCCTGGCCCGAGCACATTCGCACCGCGCAGCGCTGACCCCGCGGGCCGCGGGTCCGGGACTCGCCGCCCCCCTCGCGCCCGGCGCACCCGAGCCGCCCGGCTCCGGCCGCGCCGTCCGCACTCCCCCCGCACCGCACCGAGATGACCCTCACGACCCACCACCCGCACGGAAGGTCGCCGACATGGCTCCCGTTACAGGCTCAGGCCTCTCCCGCCGTACCTTCGTGGCCGCCGGCTCGCTTGCCGCCGCAGGCGCCGCGGTGCCGCTGCTGTCGTCGTGTTCGACCAGTCCGGCCGCCAAGGACGCCTCCGCCGCCAACGCGCGGGCCAAGCTGCCGACCTACACGCCGGTCACCGTGGTCCGCCCGGACCTGCCGGGCACGGACGCCGGCGCGATGCCCGGGTACTTCAGCTACCCCAGGAACCCCAAGCCGGCCTTCGCCACCCCGCCGCTCGCCGGGATCGGCGACGTCAGCATCATCTACCCGACCTACAGCGCGGTGCCGCCCAAGCCGAGCGACAACGCCTTCTGGCAGCAGCTCGACAAGGGCGCGGGCGCCAAGCTGAACATCACGCTGGCCACCGGCGGCGACTATCCGACGAAGTTCCAGACGCTGATCGCCGGCGGCGACCTGCCCGACGTCATGGGCTTCCCGGTGCCGACCCCGAGCCAGCCGCAGGTGATGCAGAAGCTCTTCGCCGACCTGGGCCCCTACCTGGCCGGGGACGCGGCCAAGGACTTCCCCTACCTGGCGAACATCCAGACCGAGTCGTGGAAGACGACCCTGGCCAACGGAACGATCTACGCGGTGCCGCAGCCGCGAGCGCTGGCCAACCACGCGCTGCTGGCCCGGGCGGACATCATCGAGCAGCTGGGCGCGAACCCGGGCCCGAAGAACTTCCAGGAATTCCTGCAGCTGATGAAGGACGTCACCGACGCCAAGAGCAGCCGGTGGGCCTTCGCCAACGTCTACGGAATGGTGGAGCACCTGCAGATGATGCTGGGCGCGCCCAACACCTGGGACACCAGCGGGGGGAAGTTCGTCAGCACCTGGACGGACGAGCGGACCAAGCAAGCGCTCGGCCTGGTCCGCGACATGATCAAACAGGGTCTCTTCCACCCGGACGCGGCCTCGGCGACCGCCCAGTACACCCCTCTGCGGGACTACTTCACCAGCGGCCGCACCGTCATGAACAGTGACGGCTACGCGGCCTGGGACATCTACGGCCAGCAGATCGGCTACGACAAGGTCACCGCGCTGGTGGAGCCCAAGCACGACGGCGGTGGTGACGCCAAGCACTTCGCCGGCACGGGCAGCCAGGGCCTCACCGTGATCCGCAAGGGCCTCGGCGAGAAGAAGACCAGGGCGCTGCTGAACTTCCTGAGCTGGCTGTGCGCGCCCATCGGCACCCTGGAACACCTGCAGCGCAAGTTCGGCGTCGAGGGCGTGGACTACACGTGGAAGGACGGCAGGCCCGTCGCGACCTCGCGCGGCGCCCGCGAGCTGGTGGACGTGCAGTACATCACCGACGCCCCCACCATCCTGGGCCCCGGGCAGAAGGCCGAGGTGACCAGACAGCACGCCTGGCACGTGCGGATCGCCGACAACCTGATCCGCAACCCGGCGGTGGGCCACTACTCGGACACCAACAGCCGCAAGGGCGCGCAGCTGAAGAAGATCACAGACGACGCCCAGCTGGACATCGCCTTCGGGCGCCGGCCGCTGTCGCACTGGGACGACGTGGTCAAGCAGTGGCGCGCGGCCGGTGGCGACAAGATGGCCGCCGAGTACACGGAGTCCGCGAGCTGAGACGGCCCGGCGGGCGCGGCACGGGTCGCGCTCCGGCGGAACGTACGGTTCGCACGCGGGCGGGGACCCGCACCCGAGGCACACGAGTTCCAGGAGGAGAGATGGCTGTCGAGGCGACGCGGCGGCTGAGGCCCGGCAAGGGCCGCAGACCGCGGCCCGGCGGGGACGGTGGGCGGCCAGGGTGGCTCGCCCGCATGCGGCGGGACCGGTTCCTGCTGCTGCTCGCGCTGCCGGGCCTGGCCGTGGTGCTGCTGTTCTCCTACCTGCCGCTGCTCGGCAACGTCATCGCGTTCAAGGACTACCAGCCCTTTCTCGGCATCTCCGGGTCGCCCTGGGTGGGGCTGTCCAACTTCGACGTGATCTTCAACGGCGACCCCGAGTTCGTCACGGCGCTGAAGAACACGCTGATCGTGGCGGTGGCGCAGGTCGTGTTCGTCTTCCCGGTGCCGATCGCCGTCGCGCTGCTGCTGAACTCGCTGGTCTCGGAGCGGATCAAACGGCTGGTGCAGTCGGTGCTGTATCTGCCGCACTTCATGTCCTGGGTGATCGTGGTCGCGCTCTTCCAGTCCATGCTCGGCAACGCGGGCATGCTCAACACCTGGCTGGCCCAGCACGGTTCGGACGGCTTCCACATCATCGGCGACCCCGGCCTGTTCAAGGTGCTGATCACCTCGCAGGTGATCTGGAAGGACACCGGCTGGGGCACGATCCTCTTCCTGGCGGCCCTGTCCCGGATCGACACCAGCCTGTACGAGGCGGCGGCCGTGGACGGCGCGAGCAGGACGCGCCAGCTGTGGCACGTGACGCTGCCCGGCATCCGAAGCGTCATCGTGCTGATGTTCATCCTGAAGCTCGGCGACTCGCTGAACACCGGCTTCGAGCAGATCCTGCTCCAGCAGGCGCCGGTGGGCACCGACGCCTCGGAGGTGCTCGACACCTATGTCTACAACCACGGGGTGATCAACGGCGACTGGGGCGTATCGGCCGCGGTCGGCCTGGTCAAGGGCGTGGTGAGCGTCGCCCTGGTCCTGGGCGCCAACAAGGTCGCCCACATCTTCGGAGAGCGCGGGGTGTACGAGTCGTGAGCACCGCAGTGACCAACCGTCCGGCGCGCAGGCGCAGTCCGATCACCCGGGCGGCCGGCCGCCGCTCCCCCGCCCCGCCGAGCCGCCGGGGCACCACCGACGGACCCGGCCGCGGCGCGGCCGCACTGCCCCTGCGCGGCCTGAAGGGCCTGGTGCTGCTGCTGTGCTGCGCGGTGGTGGTGATCCCGTTCGTCGCGGTCGTCTCCACCTCGCTGGCGGACAAGCGCCAGATCACCAGGTCCGGCGGGTTCGTGCTGTGGCCCGACCACCCCTCGCTGTACGCGTACCGGGCGGTGCTCTCGGGCGGGGTGGTCACCCGCTCGCTGATGGTGTCGATCGGCATCACCGTGGTCGGCACGCTGCTGGCGCTGGCCTGCACCACCATGCTCGCCTACGCGCTGTCCCGGCCCGGGACGTTCGCCGGCAAGCCGATCCTGCTGACCGTGCTGTTCACGCTGATGTTCAGCCCCGGCATCATCCCCAGCTACCTGGTGGTCAAGGAGCTCGGGCTGCTGAACTCGTACTGGTCGCTGATCGTCCCGGTGATGGTCAACGGCTTCAACGTCATCGTGATGCGCTCGTTCTTCATGGACCTGCCGCAGGACATCCTCGACTCCGCCCGCATCGACGGGGCCGGCGAGTTCCGTGTGCTGGTCAGGATCGTGCTGCCGCTGTCCAAGGCGGTGCTCGCGGTGGTCGGGCTGTTCTACGCGGTCGGCTTCTGGAACAGCTTCTTCACCGCGATGCTCTACATCAACGACACCGCGAAATGGCCGCTGCAGCTGGTGCTGCGCACCTACGTGGTGAACAACGCGCCGCTCGGCGCGGACAACATCGCGGCCCTGGGCACCACGCCGCCGCCGCAGCAGTCGCTGCAGATGGCGGTGCTGGTGATCAGCCTGGTGCCGATCCTCCTGGTCTACCCCTTCCTGCAGAAGCACTTCGCGAAGGGGGTCATGGTCGGCGCCGTGAAGGGCTGAGGCGCCGCACCACGTCTGATCGCACACGGCAGTTCACGCAGTCTCCTCGGACGAAGGGACATCGATCCGCCATGCCCGAAAACATCCGGTCCAGGCGCCACCGCGCCCGTACCGCCACCGCCGCGCTCGGCGCGGTCGCGGCACTGACCGGCGCGCTCGCCCTCACCGGCGCGCCGGCCGCCTCGGCCACCACGCCGGCCGTCTACCACGTCGACTGCCAGGCCACCGGCAGCACCCAGACCGGCAGCGAGGCCGAGCCGTTCACCAGCCTCGCCAAGGCCTCCAGCCACCACTTCCTGGCCGGCGAGAGCCTGCTGCTGAAGTACGGGACGGTGTGCGACGGTTCGCTGGTCGTCCAGGGTTCGGGCAGCTCCACCGCCTGGAACACCATCGGCGCCTACGGCGACTCCACCCAGGCGCTGCCCGTGATCGACGGCGGGCAGAACATCGACGACATGTCCAACCCCAGCGCCGTGGCGCTGAAGAACGTCTCCTACTGGAACGTGCGCGACCTGGACATCCGGGGCGGCTACTGGCGCGGCCTGTGGATCGAGGCCGACCAGCCCGGCGTCACCCAGCAGGGCTTCAACCTCACCGGCCTGAAGGTGCACGACCAGGCCAACCGCCCGCGCTACCGCGTCGATCCGACCACGAAACAGGTACAGACCGACTGGATCTCCTCCACCGGCGGCGTCATCGTCGAGCCCTGCCAGCAGACCGCGAAGATCGCGGACGTGATGATCGACCACGTGGACGCCTCCCACTCGCACGAGGTGGGCTTCCAGATCGGCCACTCGGAGAAGGGCGTCTACGACCCGGTCGTGCCCGGCGGCTACAACACGCCCGACTGCCACATGGGCCTGACCGGCAGCACCCTGCCGGCCAAGGACGGCGTCTCCGACGTGACGATCCAGAACTCCGAGGCGGGCTTCAACGACGCCTCCGGGGTGTGGGCTTCGGGCGTCACCGGCCTGCACCTGTACAAGAACGAGCTGCACGACAACGGCAACGGGAAAGCGGCGGACGGCGAGAACTCCTCACTGCTGAACGGCGAGGGCGCCTGGTGGTCCAACTCCTACGACGTGCGCGTGACGTACAACCACAGCTACGGCAACAAGCGCGGCGGCGGTGACGGCGGCGGCCTGGACGCCGACACCTACTCCACCAAGAGCCTGATCGACCACAACACCGTCGAGGACAACGAGGCCTACTGCATCGCGGTCTTCGGCGGTCGCGACCTGCTCACCTCGGACGTCACCATCACCAACAACACCTGCACCGACAACGGGCAGAACGCGAAGTCGCAGACGCAGGGCGACATCTACACCTGGACCAACGGCCGCAAGTCCACCGACCCGTCGAACATCCAGGACATCACCGTCAACCACAACGTCATCGACCGCACCCAGCCCGGCGCATGGCTGGTGTCCCAGTCCAGCTACCTGCCCGGCGAGGTGTCCTTCTGGGGCAACACCATCACCCACGCGGTGCCCAGCGAACTCGTCGACATCGAGCAGTGCGGTACGGACGTCCTGTGGAAGCTGTGCGGCACCACGCTGCCGGCGCTCAACCTCAACACCTACAAGGTGACCGGGACGGGGCCGGTGACCTTCGTGGAGGCGCCCTACGGCTCCACCGGGCCGGGCAGCGAGAGCGACCCGTACACGCCGTTCTCCGACTACCAGGCGAAGACCGGGCAGGACCCGCAGTCCACCTGCACCTCGGCGTCCAGCGCCACCTGCTGAACCGGCCCGACCCGACCACGCCGCCAGGCCCCGCGCCGGCCGGCGGCCATCGACCGAGCGGGGCCGGGAGGTGCCTCCCCCGGCCCCGCTCCCCTCTCGCCCGCCCACCCGCCTTCGAGGACACCGCCATGCCGCACCCGGACCCCCCGCACCCCGTCTGGGGGCGGATCCCCGGCCCGCCTACGGGGCCGACTACAACCCCGAGCAGTGGTCGCCGGACGTCTGGCGCGAGGACGTGGCGCTGATGCGCGAGGCGGGGGTGAACCTCGTCTCGCTCGGCGTCTTCGCCTGGTCGTGGATCGAGCCGGAGCCGGGCCGGCTGGACTTCGCCGGCATGGACGAGGTGCTCGGCCTGCTGCACGAGGGCGGCATCGCCGTGGACCTCGCCACCCCGACCGCCGCCCCGCCGCTGTGGTTCTCGCACGCCCACCCCGAGTCGCTGCCCGTCACCGCCGACGG from Actinacidiphila sp. DG2A-62 includes:
- a CDS encoding acetylxylan esterase is translated as MPLPELRSYRPEPSEPPDFDDFWRRTLAEARAQASPARFDPCPSGLRTVDVFDVTFTGYAGQPVRAWLLLPRHTTGPLPCVVEFIGYQGGRGFPHEYLTWSAAGYANLVMDNRGQGSGGHTHAVTPDPAPGGAPHTPGYLTAGIESPQTYYYRRLFTDAVRAVDTARSHPRIDPDRIAVYGGSQGGGIALAAAALGGPVAAALLDVPFLCHFRRAAEITDAGPYRELVTFVRTQRHREEEAFATLDYFDGVNLAARATAPALFSVGLMDAVCPPSTVFAAYNRWGAEHKDIRVWKFNGHEQGGAYQTDAQIRFLQEVFG
- a CDS encoding LacI family DNA-binding transcriptional regulator, encoding MANGSPAEDAGKGRKAGRGGRGSRGGGASSGAEAGAGRRKITQMDVARHAGVSTGIVSSVINGRDYGSIRVSDATRDRVRRSIRELGYVPNIAARNLARGSNRLIGVFTYQPIFPLESRDFYYEFLIGIEEEAERAGYNLLLVTGSKDRRRERSIYADGVNSLQLADGSVFIGVNESAEELSRLTDESYPFVFVGHREVPGVDLSYVAADYFGGTVAIVRELVGLGHRRIAFVQSADGFEGIPGRRAGFRASRAELGLSAQETPVLTLGVPAGPPPEADATVPTVADLLAWTASHGTTALVVEVSTDAVAIRAAAAAAGLGVPADLALVGLSGTPEQPQVSDLAELHIPRREMGQEAVRLLLRLLTSPESAPLRSTLDCGLREGATLAP
- a CDS encoding FAD-dependent oxidoreductase, with translation MTVQETDVLVVGGGLGGVAAALAAARLGRRVVLTEESPWLGGQMTSQAVPPDEHPWIETAGATRSYRRLRQNIRDYYRRNYDLTDDARATAVLNPGGGGVSPVCHEPAVGVTAIEELLAPYRPDARLTVLTEHEPVGAETEGDQVVAVTLRARRTGEEITVTAPYVLDATELGDLLELAGVEHVIGAESQADTGEPHALEGPADPLDQQSFTWCFAVDYHPDGDFTIDRPADYDFWRAYQPDFWPAPLLSWDDVNPQTLAPRREAIFEHPDSPRGHVTADRWNFRRIFSAANHRPGRYASDITLVNWPQIDYMEGPLLGVDDATRARHLAGARQQSLSFLYWMQTEAPRLDGGTGYRGLRLRGDVLGTGDGLAMRPYIRESRRIRAEFTVLEQHVGVQARAEAGLPAGSEPFPDTVGTGSYRIDLHPSSGSRGPRTYIDIADHPFQIPLGALIPQRVENLLPANKNIGTTHITNGCYRLHPVEWTIGEAAGALAAHCLNSGATPRKVRNDPALLTGFQRLLQDELGFQLAWPEHIRTAQR
- a CDS encoding ABC transporter permease, with translation MAVEATRRLRPGKGRRPRPGGDGGRPGWLARMRRDRFLLLLALPGLAVVLLFSYLPLLGNVIAFKDYQPFLGISGSPWVGLSNFDVIFNGDPEFVTALKNTLIVAVAQVVFVFPVPIAVALLLNSLVSERIKRLVQSVLYLPHFMSWVIVVALFQSMLGNAGMLNTWLAQHGSDGFHIIGDPGLFKVLITSQVIWKDTGWGTILFLAALSRIDTSLYEAAAVDGASRTRQLWHVTLPGIRSVIVLMFILKLGDSLNTGFEQILLQQAPVGTDASEVLDTYVYNHGVINGDWGVSAAVGLVKGVVSVALVLGANKVAHIFGERGVYES
- a CDS encoding carbohydrate ABC transporter permease, whose amino-acid sequence is MSTAVTNRPARRRSPITRAAGRRSPAPPSRRGTTDGPGRGAAALPLRGLKGLVLLLCCAVVVIPFVAVVSTSLADKRQITRSGGFVLWPDHPSLYAYRAVLSGGVVTRSLMVSIGITVVGTLLALACTTMLAYALSRPGTFAGKPILLTVLFTLMFSPGIIPSYLVVKELGLLNSYWSLIVPVMVNGFNVIVMRSFFMDLPQDILDSARIDGAGEFRVLVRIVLPLSKAVLAVVGLFYAVGFWNSFFTAMLYINDTAKWPLQLVLRTYVVNNAPLGADNIAALGTTPPPQQSLQMAVLVISLVPILLVYPFLQKHFAKGVMVGAVKG
- a CDS encoding right-handed parallel beta-helix repeat-containing protein — protein: MPENIRSRRHRARTATAALGAVAALTGALALTGAPAASATTPAVYHVDCQATGSTQTGSEAEPFTSLAKASSHHFLAGESLLLKYGTVCDGSLVVQGSGSSTAWNTIGAYGDSTQALPVIDGGQNIDDMSNPSAVALKNVSYWNVRDLDIRGGYWRGLWIEADQPGVTQQGFNLTGLKVHDQANRPRYRVDPTTKQVQTDWISSTGGVIVEPCQQTAKIADVMIDHVDASHSHEVGFQIGHSEKGVYDPVVPGGYNTPDCHMGLTGSTLPAKDGVSDVTIQNSEAGFNDASGVWASGVTGLHLYKNELHDNGNGKAADGENSSLLNGEGAWWSNSYDVRVTYNHSYGNKRGGGDGGGLDADTYSTKSLIDHNTVEDNEAYCIAVFGGRDLLTSDVTITNNTCTDNGQNAKSQTQGDIYTWTNGRKSTDPSNIQDITVNHNVIDRTQPGAWLVSQSSYLPGEVSFWGNTITHAVPSELVDIEQCGTDVLWKLCGTTLPALNLNTYKVTGTGPVTFVEAPYGSTGPGSESDPYTPFSDYQAKTGQDPQSTCTSASSATC